Part of the Methanococcus maripaludis genome is shown below.
TTGTAGTTACATAGAAGTGTTATATATTTACACATTCATTTTTAGTTAAATTGTGTGTGGTGGGTTAATGAAAGAATTGAAACTAAAAATAAGTGGAATGAGTTGTCAGATGTGTGTAAAAACCATTAAAAATCTTTTAAGCGAACTTGAAGGAATAATAAATATTGTTATCAATTTACAGGATGGAATTGGAATTATAACGTACGATGAAAAAATAGTAACTGAAAAAGAAATTTTAAAAAATGAAGCTTTTGAACTATATCTCGCAGAAAAAATTAGTTAATTGAATTTGGGGATTTTTTATGGAAGTAAAACTAAAAATTTCCGGAATGACTTGTGCAGTCTGTGTAAAAACCATTGAAAAATCTGTTTCAAAGATGGACGGTGTTGATAAAATTGTTGTAAATTTACTGGATGAAAGCGCAGTTATCAATTTTAATCCAGACATCGTTAGTATCGAAGACATCTGGATAAAAATTGAAAGGTTTGGCTATGAAGTTCTCGGGATTGCAGAAGAAGTTGAAGAACTGCCTAAAAAAGAAGAGGAACTTAAAGAAAAGCTTGGCAAAATAATTTTTGGGACAGTTTTCTCAATCGCACTATTTTCAATTATGTATCTAAAAATTCCATATAAACCATATTTGGCATTTTTAATCTCAATTCCACCTTTGATATACATTGCACTCCCAATTTTTAAAGCAGGGTTTAATTCTCTTAAAATCAAATCGCTAAACATGGATGTTATGTATTCTCTTGGAATGGGGGTTGCATACATTTCAGCATTACTTGTAACGTTAGGAATTCTTCCAATGAACTTCATGTTTTATGATACGACAATAATGCTTGCGACACTTTTAACCCTTGGTAGATATTTAGAAGAGCGTGCGAAGGGCAGAACCTCCGAAGCGATTAAAAAACTAATGGGTTTACAGGTAAAAACTGCAAAAGTTATTAAAAATAACGAAGAATTTGAAATTCCAATCGAAGACGTGATTGTTGGAGATATTATTTTGATTCGTCCCGGGGAAAAGATTACAGTTGATGGAACTGTTTTTGAAGGAGTTTCTTACGTTGATGAATCGATGATTACCGGAGAACCAATTCCTATTGCAAAGAAAAAAGGAGATTCTGTAATTGGGGGAACGATAAATAAAAATGGAATTTTAAAAATAACTGCTGAAAAAATTGGAAAAGATACAATATTGTCACAAATCATCCTGCTTGTTAAAAATGCCCAACTTTCAAAACCAGATATCCAAAATTTAGCAGATAAGGCAGTTTCGTACTTTATACCAACAGTATTTACAATTGCACTTATTTCTTCAGTATTTTGGTTTTTTAACGGCGGAATTTTACTTGCAGTGACTACATTTATTTCTGTAATGGTGATTGCGTGTCCCTGTGCCCTTGGACTTGCAACACCTACTGCAATAACAGTTGGAGTTGGACGCGGAGCTGAACTTGGCATTTTGATTAAAGATAGCAAGGTATTTGATGTTGCAGGAAACCTCAAATGCATGATTTTTGATAAAACTGGAACCATTACAAAAGGAAAACCCGATGTTGATGAAATAATTTCTGATTATTCCAAAGAAGAACTTTTATTAATTGCGGGCTCGCTTGAAAAAAACTCTGAACATCCACTAGCACTTGCAATTGTTAAAAAAGCGAATGAATTAAATATTTCACTTTCTGAACCTGAAAAATTTGAATCAATTACTGGAATGGGTGTTTCTGGAATATTGAAAGATCAGAAGGTTTTCATTGGAAACCGGCGACTTATGGAAGAAAATAATCTTTCAATAAATGAACATTATATTGTAGAAATATCCAGATTAGAAGAAAATGCAAAAACCGTCATCATTGTTGCTATTGAAAACAAAATAATGGGAATAATTGCAATATCTGATAAAATAAAAGAAAATGCAAAAATTACAGTTCAAAATTTACGTGAAATGGGAATTGAATCCTATATGATTACAGGAGACAATGAAAAAACTGCAAAAGTTATCGGAAAAGAAGTTGGTATTTTAGAAAATCACGTATATTCAAATGTTTTACCTGAAAAAAAGGCTGAAATTGTTAAATGGATTAAAGAAAATGCCGGCGGATACGTTGAATTCATTGGAGATGGAATAAATGATGCTCCAGCACTTTCTACGGCAGATGTTGGAATTGCAGTTGGAAGCGGAACAGATATTGCAATTGAAAGTGGTGAAGTCGTTTTAATGAATGATGATTTGAGTTATGTTACAGGATTTGTAAAATTGAGTAAAAGGGTATTGAAACAGATAAAATTAAATTTGTTCTGGGCTTTTGCATACAACTCAATTTTAATTCCTGTTGCTGCCGGCGCCCTTTATTCATATAATATTAAATTTGAACCCGAACTTGCAGCATTTGCAATGACGTTAAGCTCCTTAACCATAATTGGATTGTCATTGCTTTTAAAAAGATACGATCCTTGGAAATAACATTTTTAAATATTTGCTTCAGGTTCAAAATAGTCGCAATTTTGCATTTTAAATTCAAAATGAATACAAAAAGATAAATTATATAGAAATATATTAACTTATATGGATTTAAATTATCATAACTATATTATCATAAATATTTCTTAATCGATAGGTGTTTTTATGAAAATCCTTGGAATATCCGGAAGTCCGAGAAAGGAAGGAACGCATTTTGCTGTAAATTACGCGCTTGATTATTTAGAAGAAAAAGGATTTGAAACCAAATACATTTCAGTTTTTCAGAAGAAGATTGAATTTTGTATACACTGTGATTACTGCGTAAGAACTGGGGAAGGCTGCGTGCATAAAGACAGTATGCAGGAAATTTATGATGGTTTAAAATGGGCTGATGCGATTATTCTTGGAAGTCCTTGCTATAATGGAACTGTTTCTGGACAGTTGAAAACCATTATGGATAGATGTAGGGCAATATTTGCAGAAGATATTGATGTAGTAAGGAATAAATATGGAATGGGGCTTTCTGTTGGTGGTGACAGGAATGGGGGCCAAGAAATTGTATTAAAAACCATTCATGACTTTTACATATTGAATGGAGTAATTCCAATAAGCGGCGGTTCTTTTGGGTCTAACTTAGGGGCTACATTTTGGTCTCAAGACATTGGTAGAAAAGGAGTCGAAGAAGATTCTGAAGGGATTAGGACTCTTAAAAGAACTCTTAAAAAATTTTACAATTGTTTGAGTGAAAAGGGTGATTAAAAATGGTTAAAGTAGCTTGGGGTATTACTGGTTGTGGAGATAAAATTGAAGAAATCGTTGAAATGCTTATTGAATTAAAAAATGAACATGCCGATTTAGATGTAGATATATACTATTCACAAAGCGCGGAAATGGTACTTAACTGGTATAAATTAATGGGTAAATTAAAAGATACATTTTATAATATTCGAAAAGAAGTAAATTCAAACGCTCCGTTCTTACCAGGAATGTTACAGACTGGAAAATACGATTTATTTTTGGTTGCACCTGTAACTGCAAACAGTGTTGCAAAGATAGCACATGGAATTGCAGACACTTTGATTACAAATTCCGTTGCACAAGGGGCAAAGGCAATGGTTCCAACATACATCTACCCCCCAGATAACAAAAAAGAAGAGATAGAAACAATTCTTCCTGGAGGCAAAACACTAAAGCTATATATTAGAGATACAGATGTAGAAAACGTTAACATACTCAGGAATATGCAAGGTATTACGGTATTAGAAAATGTGGATGAAATCAGAGAGGCGTTGTTAAAACATATTAAAGGTGATTAAATGCTACAAATCGAAGACTTGTCAGTTAAAGTGGGTGAAAAAGAAATTTTAAAAGACATTCACCTATTCATTGACAAAGGAGAAACTCATGTTTTGTTCGGACCCAATGGGGCAGGAAAATCCACATTACTTAATACAATCCTTGGAAACCCAAAATACGAAGTTATAAGGGGAAATATTTACTTTAAGGGAAAAGATATAACTGATATGCCAATGCATGAAAGAGCACAGCTTGGAATTGGTATTTCGTACCAGTCACCACCTGCAATTTCGGGAGTAAGGCTTGAAACAATGATAAATGCCATTTCTAAAAAAAGCGATGAAGAAATGGAAGAAATGGCTAAAAAATTAAATATCAGACACTTCTACCAAAGAGACCTAAACGTTGGTTTTTCGGGTGGAGAAGTTAAAAGATCTGAATTATTGCAGATTTTTGCACAAAACCCGGATCTTGTAATGTTTGATGAACCAGATAGCGGTGTTGACGTTGAAAACGTAGAAATTCTCGGTGGAATCATCAACCATTTACTTGATAAGGATAAAAAGCCAAGTGAAAGGAACAAATCTGGACTTATCATAACGCACCTTGGGTACATCTTAAATTTCATGGAAGTTGATAAAGCTCATGTACTCTTAGATGGAGTAATTGCCTGTTCAGGAACTCCGGATGAAATTTTAAATGAAATTATTAAAAACGGATACCAGAGGTGTGTTTCATGCTGTCAGAAAAAAAGTTGCAACAAGTAAGGGGAATGGCTCAGAAATACAAGGATGTTCCCGCACCATTTGGAGAAGATATCGATTTAAGCATGTATCCTACACCAAAAGAAAACCTTCTAAAAGTAGATTCATTGAATGATTTAAGTGATGACCACAAAAAAGCTCTTGCAACTGTTGGTGTAGATATTGAGGAAAAAAACACTATTGGATCCTACGTTCAGGTAAATAGTGATGCAATATACGCTAAAATGTATTCAGATATTATAATTATGCCGATCACTGAGGCTCTTGAAAAATACGAACTCGATGATTACTACTGGAGTGCTGTAGAAATGAGCGATAAGTACGGCGCTAGAGTTGCAAACGAACTTACAGAAGGATACTTTATCAGAGCTCCAAAGGGCGTTAAAAAAACAATACCTCTTCAAACATGCCTATTAATAGGTAGCGAAGAAGTATCTCAAAACGTTCACAATATTATTATTGTTGAAGATGGAGCTGAATTAAACTTAATTACCGGTTGTACAACGTCCCCTCACGTAAAATCAGGACTTCACTTGGGAATTTCGGAAATATACATTGGAAAAAATGCAAAACTTACATTTACGATGATTCACAACTGGGGAGAAAGCGTACACGTAAGACCCAGAACTGCGATAAAAATGGATGACGATTCAATATTTATCAACAATTACGTTACAATGATGCCCGTAAAATCCATTCAAAGCTACCCTACAGCATATTGTGAGGGAAAAAATGCTAAAGCAACATTCCAAACAATTGTTTATGGAAAAGGCGACTCAAAATTAGATATGGGTTCAAGAGTAATCCTTTCAGGTGAAAATTCAGCTGCGGACATGATTTCAAGAGTTATCGTTGTTGATAATGCAGAAGTAATCTCAAGAGGTCACCTCGTAGGTGCAGAATCACACGTTAAAGGGCATCTTGAATGCAGAGGATTAATTTTATCAAATGATGGACATATTTTGGCAGTTCCGGAACTTGAAGCTGAAAGAACGGATCTTGAACTATCCCACGAAGCTGCAGTTGGTAAAATTGCAGAAGATCAGATTCAATATATGATGTCAAGAGGCCTTAGCGAAGATGAAGCATCCTCATTGATTATCAAAGGATTCTTAAGCGTGGATATTTCAGGACTTCCAGATGAACTTGCAAAATCTGTTAAAGAAATGATGGATATGACTCTTGAAAATGCAATGTAAATGCATTTTTCTTTTTTAAATCTTTGAAATGTTCTTTAAAATTTACAAAATAACAGTTCATTTATATAATAACTTTTTTTATATATGACCAACCTAAATATAAATAAGATTTAAAATTAAAATATTCGAACGATTCGGGATAGTATGGAAAAAAATGATATTTTTATTGTAATTCCGGCATATAATGAAGAAAAAATGATTAAAAACACGTTAATCAATTTAAAAGGCCACGGTTATGAGAATATCATTGTAGTTGACGATGGAAGTAAAGATCAGACTTCAAAAATCGCAGTTTCAGAAGATATAATCGTTTGTAAACACATTATTAATAGGGGACTTGGTGGAGCACTTAAAACTGGTTTAAAGTGCGCAATAAAATACAATCCAAAAGCAATAGTAACATTTGATGCAGATGGTCAGCACGATCCAAACGATATAATCAAAGTTTCAGAACCAATAATTGAAGATAGTTTTGATGTCGTTGTCGGAAGTCGGCTCATTGATGAAAAAGAACTAAAAAATATGCCATTTAT
Proteins encoded:
- a CDS encoding SufD family Fe-S cluster assembly protein gives rise to the protein MLSEKKLQQVRGMAQKYKDVPAPFGEDIDLSMYPTPKENLLKVDSLNDLSDDHKKALATVGVDIEEKNTIGSYVQVNSDAIYAKMYSDIIIMPITEALEKYELDDYYWSAVEMSDKYGARVANELTEGYFIRAPKGVKKTIPLQTCLLIGSEEVSQNVHNIIIVEDGAELNLITGCTTSPHVKSGLHLGISEIYIGKNAKLTFTMIHNWGESVHVRPRTAIKMDDDSIFINNYVTMMPVKSIQSYPTAYCEGKNAKATFQTIVYGKGDSKLDMGSRVILSGENSAADMISRVIVVDNAEVISRGHLVGAESHVKGHLECRGLILSNDGHILAVPELEAERTDLELSHEAAVGKIAEDQIQYMMSRGLSEDEASSLIIKGFLSVDISGLPDELAKSVKEMMDMTLENAM
- the afpA gene encoding archaeoflavoprotein AfpA; translated protein: MVKVAWGITGCGDKIEEIVEMLIELKNEHADLDVDIYYSQSAEMVLNWYKLMGKLKDTFYNIRKEVNSNAPFLPGMLQTGKYDLFLVAPVTANSVAKIAHGIADTLITNSVAQGAKAMVPTYIYPPDNKKEEIETILPGGKTLKLYIRDTDVENVNILRNMQGITVLENVDEIREALLKHIKGD
- a CDS encoding flavodoxin family protein: MKILGISGSPRKEGTHFAVNYALDYLEEKGFETKYISVFQKKIEFCIHCDYCVRTGEGCVHKDSMQEIYDGLKWADAIILGSPCYNGTVSGQLKTIMDRCRAIFAEDIDVVRNKYGMGLSVGGDRNGGQEIVLKTIHDFYILNGVIPISGGSFGSNLGATFWSQDIGRKGVEEDSEGIRTLKRTLKKFYNCLSEKGD
- a CDS encoding glycosyltransferase family 2 protein; this encodes MEKNDIFIVIPAYNEEKMIKNTLINLKGHGYENIIVVDDGSKDQTSKIAVSEDIIVCKHIINRGLGGALKTGLKCAIKYNPKAIVTFDADGQHDPNDIIKVSEPIIEDSFDVVVGSRLIDEKELKNMPFIKKIGNWGLNFITCLMGGQMVTDSQGGLRAFSYDAAEIVSKQLKSNRYEVSSEFIVLFKKNNLKFKEVPIKTIYTEYSMARGTNVITGFKILFKLLIQKLI
- a CDS encoding heavy-metal-associated domain-containing protein translates to MKELKLKISGMSCQMCVKTIKNLLSELEGIINIVINLQDGIGIITYDEKIVTEKEILKNEAFELYLAEKIS
- a CDS encoding ABC transporter ATP-binding protein, which produces MLQIEDLSVKVGEKEILKDIHLFIDKGETHVLFGPNGAGKSTLLNTILGNPKYEVIRGNIYFKGKDITDMPMHERAQLGIGISYQSPPAISGVRLETMINAISKKSDEEMEEMAKKLNIRHFYQRDLNVGFSGGEVKRSELLQIFAQNPDLVMFDEPDSGVDVENVEILGGIINHLLDKDKKPSERNKSGLIITHLGYILNFMEVDKAHVLLDGVIACSGTPDEILNEIIKNGYQRCVSCCQKKSCNK
- a CDS encoding cation-translocating P-type ATPase, which codes for MEVKLKISGMTCAVCVKTIEKSVSKMDGVDKIVVNLLDESAVINFNPDIVSIEDIWIKIERFGYEVLGIAEEVEELPKKEEELKEKLGKIIFGTVFSIALFSIMYLKIPYKPYLAFLISIPPLIYIALPIFKAGFNSLKIKSLNMDVMYSLGMGVAYISALLVTLGILPMNFMFYDTTIMLATLLTLGRYLEERAKGRTSEAIKKLMGLQVKTAKVIKNNEEFEIPIEDVIVGDIILIRPGEKITVDGTVFEGVSYVDESMITGEPIPIAKKKGDSVIGGTINKNGILKITAEKIGKDTILSQIILLVKNAQLSKPDIQNLADKAVSYFIPTVFTIALISSVFWFFNGGILLAVTTFISVMVIACPCALGLATPTAITVGVGRGAELGILIKDSKVFDVAGNLKCMIFDKTGTITKGKPDVDEIISDYSKEELLLIAGSLEKNSEHPLALAIVKKANELNISLSEPEKFESITGMGVSGILKDQKVFIGNRRLMEENNLSINEHYIVEISRLEENAKTVIIVAIENKIMGIIAISDKIKENAKITVQNLREMGIESYMITGDNEKTAKVIGKEVGILENHVYSNVLPEKKAEIVKWIKENAGGYVEFIGDGINDAPALSTADVGIAVGSGTDIAIESGEVVLMNDDLSYVTGFVKLSKRVLKQIKLNLFWAFAYNSILIPVAAGALYSYNIKFEPELAAFAMTLSSLTIIGLSLLLKRYDPWK